The proteins below come from a single Dendropsophus ebraccatus isolate aDenEbr1 chromosome 15, aDenEbr1.pat, whole genome shotgun sequence genomic window:
- the ETAA1 gene encoding ewing's tumor-associated antigen 1 — translation MSRRRQPADRSRQVCEDGDRGTRKVPRERTEDHDRETPKKTGRRLSRSTRSGAALSSQTASSVPARSEREEEPCPNKKTPKQFSKCKSWTSTLNSPSNDADQQQDIFWDPHSPTTFKLENGKKRQAVNRCTVDISDIVNRIAPKNERPSSSDAAYLGIWIGEDAIPCTPVVARTRTKMPRSRILKTEEELMKLAKQLDNNLVKQKDQSEDRSVNSGDEMFSGCQAGNYEDDSFLEDLPEGDDISLVMKSVSQTSAPQRSSQQSVDQDTEAAFNALFDSSTQKYSGRLSQGLSDVSTSSVTEAAVNVRSNVHDTGHSKKELYSETFKKSEESSLASKVPTTTFQGVRKCSERNNGKGKQTVQSVSSSQDDFEDDWDNDLLEDDSFIMQVTQNPELIATPKQSMPPNKTSAHPVGGDVKPTAIISSSSFNRINNFKFVPKKVNSGSDVKPDKPCRTETTSIKTFQSNSRESNNAKTFSSTQTRMPSKPQTSTKNNVPNLAAVTHSTKAIHKPSAQPVPQTRTTTAAKNSAQHDEWDDLKFSDEVLDMFCESDSLWEEKEDDDDLLYQVCDDVERLTQAQETNEINPKKETPQLPSSTCQMFAKPGANASQPNKYGSHGAASSSLGSNKLNNRGVSPSSFSGNCSNIYQNSSMQKPNQAFSRSNSVPSGTESKNTNLTGTQNPVKSLDATCSVKNTVAPSKYSFTRVKPSQATSVEAAQTVAGTQRGYNGLHPHSFGDSRMNRDTVVPSNPDCISKPQPFSLKRHLSESTIQCSKEFVSEDKNKKCSMEEIERKKQEALARRKLKARASSSDTVPT, via the exons ATGAGCCGGAGGAGGCAGCCCGCGGACAGATCCCGGCAGGTCTGTGAAGACGGGGACCGCGGAACAAGGAAAGTCCCCAGAGAACGGACCGAGGACCATGACAGGGAGACCCCGAAAAAGACCGGCAGGAGGCTGTCCCGCTCTACGAGGTCCGGGGCTGCTCTCTCCAGTCAGAcggcctcctctgtgcccgccAGGAGTGAGAGAGAAGAGG AACCGTGTCCAAATAAGAAGACTCCCAAGCAGTTCTCCAAATGTAAGTCATGGACGTCCACCCTTAATTCTCCATCCAATGATGCGGATCAACAGCAGGACATTTTCTGGGATCCTCATTCACCAACAACCTTTAAATTAG AAAATGGAAAGAAGAGACAGGCTGTAAACAGATGCACAGTTGACATCTCGGATATTGTGAATAGAATTGCTCCAAAG AATGAAAGGCCTTCAAGCTCTGATGCTGCGTACCTTGGCATTTGGATTGGAGAGGATGCTATACCATGTACCCCGGTTGTAGCCCGAACTAGAACTAAAATGCCCAG GTCAAGGATTTTAAAGACGGAAGAAGAACTGATGAAATTGGCAAAACAGTTAGACAATAACCTGGTGAAGCAGAAAGATCAGAGCGAGGATCGTTCAGTGAATTCTGGGGATGAAATGTTCAGTGGGTGCCAAGCTGGGAACTATGAGGATGATTCCTTCCTGGAAGACCTTCCAGAAGGAGATGACATTTCCCTTGTTATGAAATCTGTTAGTCAGACCTCCGCACCACAGAGGAGCAGTCAGCAGTCTGTGGATCAGGACACTGAAGCTGCTTTTAATGCCCTGTTTGATTCATCAACGCAGAAATACAGTGGACGTTTAAGCCAAGGTTTATCAGATGTTTCCACTAGCAGCGTGACTGAAGCAGCAGTAAATGTGAGGAGCAATGTCCATGATACTGGGCACAGTAAAAAGGAACTATATTCCGAGACCTTTAAAAAGTCAGAGGAGTCTAGTTTGGCTTCCAAAGTCCCCACAACTACTTTTCAAGGTGTAAGAAAATGTTCTGAACGAAATAATGGGAAGGGAAAGCAAACCGTCCAGTCAGTATCAAGCAGCCAAGATGACTTTGAAGATGACTGGGACAATGATCTCCTTGAAGATGATTCATTTATCATGCAGGTTACTCAAAATCCGGAACTCATTGCTACCCCTAAGCAAAGTATGCCTCCTAATAAAACCAGTGCACACCCTGTCGGAGGGGATGTTAAGCCCACAGCTattatttcttcttcttcctttaaTAGGATTAATAATTTTAAGTTTGTGCCGAAGAAGGTAAATAGTGGATCTGACGTTAAACCAGATAAGCCATGTCGCACAGAAACGACGAGTATTAAAACATTTCAGAGTAATTCAAGGGAGTCAAATAATGCTAAAACCTTTTCTAGTACTCAGACTCGGATGCCTTCGAAACCTCAGACAAGTACAAAGAATAATGTGCCTAACTTGGCagctgtaacacacagcactaaaGCCATACACAAACCAAGTGCCCAACCTGTGCCACAGACTCGGACGACCACTGCCGCAAAAAACTCTGCCCAGCACGATGAATGGGATGATCTAAAGTTCTCAGACGAAGTTCTCGATATGTTTTGTGAATCTGATAGTCTGTGGGAAGAGAAGGAAGATGATGATGATCTACTGTATCAAGTTTGTGATGATGTTGAAAGGTTAACTCAGGCTCAGGAAACCAATGAAATAAACCCGAAAAAGGAAACTCCTCAGTTGCCAAGTTCAACGTGCCAAATGTTTGCAAAACCAGGAGCCAATGCAAGCCAGCCAAACAAATACGGAAGCCACGGTGCTGCAAGCTCTTCTTTGGGTTCGAATAAGTTAAATAATCGAGGGGTCTCGCCTTCATCATTTAGTGGAAATTGCTCAAATATTTATCAAAACAGTTCTATGCAAAAGCCCAACCAGGCTTTTAGCAGGTCTAATTCTGTACCTTCAGGAACAGAGAGTAAAAACACAAATCTTACCGGTACACAGAATCCAGTAAAGTCTCTGGATGCTACGTGCAGTGTGAAAAACACTGTAGCACCTTCTAAGTATTCCTTTACGAGAGTAAAACCATCCCAGGCTACATCTGTTGAAGCGGCACAGACGGTTGCTGGAACCCAGAGAGGTTATAATGGCCTTCATCCACACAGTTTTGGGGACAGTAGGATGAACAGGGACACAGTTGTGCCATCTAACCCAGACTGTATAAGCAAACCTCAGCCATTCTCATTAAAAAGGCACCTTTCGGAGTCCACCATACAGTGTTCTAAAG agtTTGTATCTGAAGACAAAAATAAGAAATGTTCCATGGAGGAGATCGAGAGGAAGAAACAGGAAGCTTTGGCCAGGAGAAAACTGAAAGCTCGAGCGTCCTCCAGTGACACTGTGCCGACTTAG